A window of Williamwhitmania sp. genomic DNA:
GCATCATGCGGGCAATCATACATCGCACCTTTTCGCCTCCCGAAAGCACTGATGCCTTCTTGTAAACCTCCTCACCGGAGAAGAGCATCCGCCCAAGAAAACCACGAAGGTAAAAATCTGTGGTATCGTCCGAGTATTGGGCTAGCCAGTCGATGAGCGAACGGTCTGTTTCAAAAAAGCTGGAGTTGTCGATTGGTAGATACGCCTTGGTAATGGTAACGCCCCACTCAAAGGTTCCGCTATCCGCCTTCATTTTCTTGTTAAGAATCTCAAAAAGGGCAGTCATGGCTCTAGGGTCATGCGACAGGAATACCACCTTTTCGTCCTTCTCTATGGTGAAGTTTACCTTGTCGAACACCAACTCACCCTCAATTCGTTTGCTGAGGTTGGTAACCTCCAAAATTCGGTTGCCAGGCTCGCGGTCGGGTTTGAAAATAATGCCCGGGTACTTACGGCTCGATGGCTTTATCTCCTCAATGTTAAGTTTTTCAATCATTTTCTTGCGGCTGGTGGTCTGCTTGCTCTTGGCCACGTTGGCGCTAAAGCGGGCAATAAATTCCAACAGCTCCTTTTTCTTCTCCTCGGCCTTCTTGTTCTGGTTCTGCTGCTGACGAAGTGCCAGCTGGCTACTCTCATACCAGAAGCTGTAGTTACCCGAAAACATCTCAATACGGCTGAAATCGATATCCACCGTGTGGGTACAGATGGAGTCGAGGAAGTGACGGTCGTGCGATACCACCAGTACCGTATTTTCGAAGTTGGAGAGGTAGTTCTCGAGCCAGCTTACTGTATCGAGGTCGAGGTCGTTGGTAGGCTCATCGAGCAGTAGGTTGTCGGGCTTGCCAAAGAGTGCCTGTGCCAGCAGCACGCGCACCTTCTCCTTACCGCTAAGGTCTTGCATTAGCTTCTGGTGTAAACTTTCCTTAACACCTAAACCGCTGAGGAGGTTAGCCGCATTGCTTTCGGCATTCCATCCGTCCATCTCTGCG
This region includes:
- a CDS encoding ATP-binding cassette domain-containing protein; translation: MITVSNVGLQFGKRILFQDVNLKFTAGNCYGIIGANGAGKSTFLKILTGDQDPTNGTISFGKGERLSVLKQDHFEFDEYTVLNTVLMGHSSLWSIMQEKDALYAKPDFNDADGLRVGELETHFAEMDGWNAESNAANLLSGLGVKESLHQKLMQDLSGKEKVRVLLAQALFGKPDNLLLDEPTNDLDLDTVSWLENYLSNFENTVLVVSHDRHFLDSICTHTVDIDFSRIEMFSGNYSFWYESSQLALRQQQNQNKKAEEKKKELLEFIARFSANVAKSKQTTSRKKMIEKLNIEEIKPSSRKYPGIIFKPDREPGNRILEVTNLSKRIEGELVFDKVNFTIEKDEKVVFLSHDPRAMTALFEILNKKMKADSGTFEWGVTITKAYLPIDNSSFFETDRSLIDWLAQYSDDTTDFYLRGFLGRMLFSGEEVYKKASVLSGGEKVRCMIARMMLKDANLMILDTPTNHLDLESIQAFNNGLQKFPGIVLMSSHDHEFIQTVCNRIIELTPHGTIDKKMDYDDYITDESIKELREKMYRKK